Genomic segment of Ignavibacteriales bacterium:
AAAGTCTACAATCTCAAAAGTTGATTCTTTATTGTGAAAGATAGCATTCATTAATGCTGTTTGATTGTCTTCTCCTAAGCGATTAATATCGGCACCTTTGGAGATTAGAAATTTTACAGTTTCAAATTGTCCGCTGCGGCAAGCCATTATTAATGCGGTATTACCAAGCTTTGTTGTCTGATTAACATCTGTCCCATTATCGCTTAGTCTTGTGCATTCAGCAAGCAATCCTTTTTCCGCTGCTTTGATAAACTCTGTCTTGGATGCAGTATCAATTCCCTTTTTATAGAGAATAACAATCCAACGGATAATCGCAAGGATAGCAGAAAAAATTAAAAATATAATAAAATAAGAAAGAAGAGGATTATCCTTTAGAGCTTCTTCGAACATAATAACCTTTTAAAAATTATTTATTAATCTATTTTGTTCACTAAACTCAAAGAGCAACTAAATCTTACAACGCAACTTTATAATTACACAAATGCCAGATGCGAAAACGGCGTCCGCTTGATTGGCGGGTTAAGCAATTTATTATTTCCCGTTTAAAACATTATCTGCATCTTTCATTAACTTATGAATTTTATTTTTGATCACACTCAACTTTTTTTTTTGATCATCAGAAACTAATTTCCCATTTGGAGGGTATTTCTTAATATGATATGATATAACTCGTTTTACTTTAGATTTTTGCTTAGGATTGTTTACGTTTATTAATTCATTTGCAATAGCCCAGTCCTTGTTTCCTTTTTTTGAATTACACTCTTTACAACTAGGAACAAGATTCCCATATCTGTGCCCATATCCAGATGGCTCGTTATTCTTCACAAGCGCAAATAAATGATCCCATGTCTGTGCTTCAACTTTTCCACAATACACACAATAAATCTTCCCATTTCTAAAACATTCCAACTCATTCAATATTGCATCAATCTTTTTTTCTGCATATTCATCAAAAGGCGCCATCGCTGAGGCAAATGCATGATTAATCGTTGTCGATCTCTTCTGAAATATAGAATACTTCCGGAGTTGGGATTTAATGCTTGTTTTATTCATTTCACTATTGCCTAACTATTAGTTAATCCGCCAACGGACAATATAGCGGTTGTTGTTTATCTACCAGTCTTTTCCTTATTACTTCATCAAAATCATTTTCTTAGTTCGAGTAAAATCACCAGCTCGAATCTTGTAAAAATATATTCCGCTTGGCAAAACTGAACCATTAAAACTAATTTCGTGATTACCAGCTAATAATTCTTTATCTACTAATGTTTTCATTTCTTTTCCAAGTAAATCATAAACCTTAATCGAAACATGTGAAGATTTAGGAATTGCGAAACTTATAGTTGAACTTGGATTAAAAGGATTGGGATAGTTTTGACCAAGTAAATACTCTAACGGAAATCCTTTCTCGTTATCAATTCCAACTACAGTTGCTTCATCTTTAATGCAACGAATACTGAAACCAGCTTTCTTATTTTCGATGCTAAGGTAGCAACTACTATTGCCATGGTCCAGGTATTGTAAGTATGCGGTATTACCATAGTCATCAGTAGTACTCCAAAAGTAAGAGAATGAAACAAAATTGACGAAGTAACCAGCAGCATGGCGGCCACCAGTTAACAAAGCGGAAAATCCACTCGTGTTTGTGCCAATTCCGCTCCCATTGCCTTGACCAATTGACTTTAATGCATTGCCATCACGGTTCACTGAAGTTTCTAATGTCTGAAATTCTGCATTAGTTGGTATATGCCATCCGCTAGGGCATATACCTTGTACATCTCCACTAAATGCTGGGTTCGGCCATGATGTATTTGTTGCACCATTTTCGTATTGAATTGTCTCTGCCCATTGATATAATCCACCATACGTTGCACAATTGCTGGGGTTATTATCATAGCAATACTTTTCTATTATACCATTATTCATTTGATCTTGATTTCCTTGTATCATTGTACCTATATCAAGATTTTCTTTTAACCAACATTGGTTACCTATCTGCACAGTGTTATAGGTTTTGCCTTCATAGGTTACCGTTGGAGTGCCTGGACAAGGAGTTTGAGAATAAATTGAAGTCGATAAAATGAATAAAAGGAAAATAACTTTTTTCATCTTACCCTCTTAATGTATTTTTATAAATTATCTTTCCTCGAAATGTATATAGAGAATAAGAGAAGTAATTTATTTTATATATAAAGTCTTACGACTTATAATTCGCGATTGGTTATAGGAAGAGATATTTAGAATTAGTTTCCCCAATTTTGGGTTTACCTTTGTTGCAGATGCAACTTAATGAAATATTTTTCAAATGGAAATATTATTTAAAAAAGCAAAGCCGCCTATTGGCGGCTTTTTAGTATCTAGCGTGGGGGGAACACTAG
This window contains:
- a CDS encoding HNH endonuclease, with amino-acid sequence MNKTSIKSQLRKYSIFQKRSTTINHAFASAMAPFDEYAEKKIDAILNELECFRNGKIYCVYCGKVEAQTWDHLFALVKNNEPSGYGHRYGNLVPSCKECNSKKGNKDWAIANELINVNNPKQKSKVKRVISYHIKKYPPNGKLVSDDQKKKLSVIKNKIHKLMKDADNVLNGK
- a CDS encoding T9SS type A sorting domain-containing protein, whose protein sequence is MKKVIFLLFILSTSIYSQTPCPGTPTVTYEGKTYNTVQIGNQCWLKENLDIGTMIQGNQDQMNNGIIEKYCYDNNPSNCATYGGLYQWAETIQYENGATNTSWPNPAFSGDVQGICPSGWHIPTNAEFQTLETSVNRDGNALKSIGQGNGSGIGTNTSGFSALLTGGRHAAGYFVNFVSFSYFWSTTDDYGNTAYLQYLDHGNSSCYLSIENKKAGFSIRCIKDEATVVGIDNEKGFPLEYLLGQNYPNPFNPSSTISFAIPKSSHVSIKVYDLLGKEMKTLVDKELLAGNHEISFNGSVLPSGIYFYKIRAGDFTRTKKMILMK